The window ACGAATTCGGTTGCGGCTTTGGTCATGACAACGCGCACCCGATACCGGCGGTCCTGCAGACGCCGAACCAGTTCGAGGGCTTTGTAGGCTGCGATGCCGCCCGAGACGATGAGAAGAATGCGTTTGGGGGAGGACAAGAGTTCAGACCCGATGCCGATTGCGCCGCGAGAGTCCTAGCACAAATCCCGCTTTCGTTAGGTTAAGAGCCTCGCGATTAAGGCAGGTCCCGTAGGAAAGCGCCTCGTGCCGCATGCCTTAGGAGGAAGATAACCTGTAAGTTTTCCGAACATGCTGGCAGGAGGAATTCTATGCGCGCACTAGTCCTAGCTTTCGGTCTTTTGCTGGCTGTCCCAGCCGCCGCCTCGGCTCACGAGGTGTCGAGCAAAGGCGTAACGATCTCGCACCCGTGGGTGAGGGCAACGCCGACAGGCGCAAATGTCGGTGCAGCTTTCCTCGAAATCAAGACAGACGCATCGACGTCGGACAGGCTGACAAGCGCGTCGTCGCCGGCTGCCGAACGGGTCGAAATTCACACGCACATTATGGACAATGGCGTCATGAAGATGCGCCGCCTGGAGGGGCTAGACATCGCGGCGGGCTCGTCGCATATGCTCAAGCCGATGGGTGATCACATCATGCTG is drawn from Hyphomicrobium methylovorum and contains these coding sequences:
- a CDS encoding copper chaperone PCu(A)C, whose product is MRALVLAFGLLLAVPAAASAHEVSSKGVTISHPWVRATPTGANVGAAFLEIKTDASTSDRLTSASSPAAERVEIHTHIMDNGVMKMRRLEGLDIAAGSSHMLKPMGDHIMLFNLKQPLKEGDSVDLTLNFEKAGPVSVKATVEPMGAMGPHGFKGQPGSGDTAQHTHDH